The proteins below are encoded in one region of Legionella antarctica:
- the thiE gene encoding thiamine phosphate synthase, whose amino-acid sequence MCNDFYKLILVTHRENSSLNEYLDFIKCCVSSGVTCVQLREKNAEPSFKLQFAQKLKQLLKPYNVPLVINDDIELALHVHADGVHLGQSDDSPQIARTRLGNEKYIGLSIESENELKQANNLALDYVAASAVFPTQNKKNLKTIWGIEGVCHLCNQTKHPLIGIGGITQSNLPQLMQAGAQGVAVIGALHLAENPEEMVLTLRKIIDNRTF is encoded by the coding sequence ATGTGTAATGATTTTTATAAATTAATTTTAGTGACACACAGAGAAAACTCAAGCTTAAATGAATACTTGGACTTTATTAAGTGCTGTGTTTCTTCTGGCGTTACCTGCGTTCAGTTAAGAGAAAAAAATGCTGAACCGTCATTCAAATTGCAATTTGCTCAGAAACTTAAGCAACTCTTAAAACCTTACAATGTACCCCTGGTAATCAACGATGATATTGAGCTCGCTCTACACGTTCATGCTGATGGCGTCCACCTTGGTCAATCAGATGATTCGCCCCAAATAGCCAGAACCAGGCTCGGAAACGAGAAATACATTGGCTTATCTATAGAATCAGAAAACGAACTAAAGCAAGCTAATAATTTAGCCTTAGACTATGTGGCTGCGAGTGCGGTATTCCCAACCCAAAATAAAAAAAATCTGAAAACCATCTGGGGTATTGAAGGAGTATGTCATCTTTGTAACCAAACAAAACATCCCCTGATAGGGATAGGTGGAATAACCCAGAGTAATTTACCCCAACTTATGCAGGCAGGCGCTCAGGGGGTAGCAGTGATAGGTGCCTTGCATCTAGCAGAAAACCCTGAAGAAATGGTTTTAACGCTTCGTAAAATTATTGATAACAGGACTTTTTAA
- a CDS encoding neurogenic locus notch produces the protein MLSFKTLILTGTISLLVSPVFADGCCNQMGGVNYCDSSAGRLVCNNGFYSACYCTRHAIMDLQLLKGCCLWHGGVLPAYDTSGLVVCNDGWLSEECSLKNPHERIATW, from the coding sequence ATGCTATCATTTAAAACTCTTATTCTAACAGGTACAATAAGTTTGCTTGTCTCACCCGTTTTTGCTGATGGTTGCTGCAATCAAATGGGAGGAGTAAATTACTGTGACTCTTCTGCAGGGCGCCTTGTCTGTAATAATGGTTTCTATTCTGCATGCTACTGCACACGTCACGCCATAATGGATTTGCAACTCTTAAAAGGATGCTGTTTGTGGCATGGAGGTGTATTACCTGCTTATGATACCTCTGGCCTGGTAGTATGTAATGATGGTTGGCTATCAGAAGAATGCTCACTAAAAAATCCTCATGAAAGAATTGCAACCTGGTAA
- a CDS encoding rhomboid family intramembrane serine protease, whose product MINELMTSLNLIVTQTQNNLYILGMILFIPWFIFFISYFINNKILLLGIIPRCVRGLPGVFCAPLLHANFNHIFFNSIPLLVLSNFILIDGLKYYLVVTLIITVLSGFAIWCFAKPGLHIGASALITGYWGLLVSNIYQNGTLTTIILGLLSLYYFAGIFLGIFPREKGVSWQGHLFGLLAGLATSYVYKLYTSGAMQQLMI is encoded by the coding sequence GTGATTAATGAGTTAATGACGAGCCTTAACTTAATTGTTACTCAAACCCAAAATAATTTATATATTTTAGGAATGATTCTCTTTATTCCCTGGTTCATTTTTTTTATTAGCTATTTTATAAACAACAAAATTCTACTGCTGGGCATTATCCCCAGATGTGTTCGCGGTTTACCTGGTGTTTTCTGCGCCCCCCTGCTTCATGCCAATTTCAATCATATCTTTTTTAATTCAATTCCATTACTTGTTTTAAGTAACTTTATATTGATCGATGGCCTTAAATACTATCTTGTTGTCACTTTAATTATTACCGTGCTGAGTGGATTCGCAATTTGGTGTTTTGCCAAACCAGGATTGCATATTGGTGCCAGCGCATTGATTACAGGTTATTGGGGCCTCCTGGTCAGTAATATTTATCAAAACGGCACACTAACAACCATTATACTTGGTCTCCTCAGCCTCTATTATTTTGCAGGTATATTTCTTGGGATTTTTCCCAGAGAAAAGGGAGTTTCCTGGCAAGGACATCTTTTTGGTTTATTGGCAGGTCTTGCCACCAGCTATGTCTATAAACTTTATACGTCGGGAGCGATGCAACAATTGATGATATAA
- a CDS encoding M23 family metallopeptidase, with product MNKLINITIFLFFYLSSSAFAIALPENHAVNGGLTIIPIDINQQPKAYFEGKRIPVLPGTKPNQWLLMVAVPLDNKEPVKYLTVTKPVKTTIPFHISEKFYTTQFLNIKDVSKVVPPPEDKLRIEKETKKLTELFSGYSDTNPFQKPFTAPVRGPISSLFGLKRVYNNEPRAPHSGLDIAAKHGEPILAVNRGKVVETGDYFFTGNTVIIDHGMGVFSLYAHLSEIEVKPGDSILQGQQLGLVGMTGRVTGPHLHWTMIVNQTLVEPLLFVPIRSIAIVPPPPSKNPGKAINQSAVKL from the coding sequence ATGAATAAACTAATTAATATAACTATTTTTCTTTTTTTCTATTTATCAAGTAGTGCATTTGCTATAGCTCTACCAGAAAACCACGCAGTAAATGGTGGATTAACTATAATTCCAATCGACATAAATCAGCAGCCAAAAGCCTATTTTGAAGGAAAGCGCATTCCCGTATTACCCGGTACAAAACCAAATCAGTGGTTACTCATGGTAGCTGTACCTTTAGATAATAAAGAGCCAGTTAAATATCTGACGGTAACAAAACCCGTTAAAACAACCATACCTTTTCATATTAGCGAGAAATTTTATACAACCCAATTTTTAAACATTAAAGATGTCAGTAAAGTAGTACCTCCACCTGAAGATAAGCTGCGTATCGAAAAAGAAACAAAAAAATTAACGGAGTTATTTTCAGGTTACTCCGATACCAATCCGTTCCAAAAACCCTTTACTGCACCTGTACGTGGGCCAATAAGTAGCTTATTTGGGTTAAAAAGAGTATACAATAACGAGCCGAGAGCCCCTCACTCCGGACTTGATATTGCGGCGAAACACGGCGAGCCAATTCTCGCTGTCAATCGAGGAAAAGTAGTAGAAACAGGAGACTATTTCTTTACTGGCAACACCGTGATTATTGATCATGGGATGGGTGTCTTCTCCTTATATGCCCACCTAAGCGAAATTGAGGTTAAACCTGGAGACTCCATACTTCAAGGACAACAACTTGGGCTAGTGGGTATGACCGGAAGGGTAACAGGACCACATTTACATTGGACAATGATAGTCAACCAAACTTTAGTGGAGCCTTTACTATTCGTACCAATTCGCAGCATTGCCATTGTACCTCCCCCACCAAGCAAAAATCCGGGTAAAGCAATTAATCAATCGGCGGTAAAACTGTGA
- the xseA gene encoding exodeoxyribonuclease VII large subunit, with protein sequence MHTQISVMSVSQLNRQVKNHLENELGTVHVEGEVSNLSKPFSGHFYFTLKDSNAQIRCVFFKSRHVGSLATKLADGLQLVASGKLSLYEARGDYQLIVEQVTESGLGKLYQQFEELKNKLAAEGLFLQSRKKPLPAIPKTIGVITSTNGAAIRDILATLVRRFPLATILIYPSDVQGSTASFQLIKALQAANTDLRCDVLILARGGGSLEDLWAFNDEQLARQIAASLIPIVSGVGHETDFTIADFVADYRAETPTAAAAAVTPDCIELFNILDNALSRLKVAVNRSIQGHQLKLNHLMDKISSPKKNVAVYWQTLDYLERRLMTHLAHMINRKKNQLHLVSTQLHAKNPGTLIEQTQIRLMQISAHLAQQIQIKINHLKYQLNTNLSMLHAVSPLATLDRGYAIATIKHKVLFTTQQVQIGDTIEVQLAKGNLACEITRIKD encoded by the coding sequence ATGCACACGCAAATTTCAGTAATGTCTGTAAGTCAACTCAATAGGCAGGTTAAAAACCACCTGGAAAATGAACTTGGTACAGTGCATGTGGAAGGAGAAGTTTCTAATCTAAGTAAACCTTTCTCAGGCCATTTTTACTTTACTCTAAAAGACAGTAACGCACAAATACGTTGTGTGTTCTTTAAAAGCCGTCATGTTGGTTCTCTTGCAACGAAACTGGCCGATGGTCTGCAGTTAGTAGCTAGTGGTAAATTAAGTCTTTATGAAGCCCGCGGAGATTACCAATTAATTGTAGAACAAGTAACTGAATCAGGCCTGGGAAAACTATATCAACAGTTTGAGGAACTTAAAAATAAACTTGCAGCAGAAGGTTTATTTCTGCAATCCAGAAAAAAACCGCTACCTGCAATCCCGAAAACAATAGGAGTAATTACCTCAACTAATGGTGCTGCTATTCGTGATATATTAGCGACTTTAGTTCGTCGATTCCCTTTGGCAACAATCCTTATTTATCCTAGTGATGTTCAAGGTTCAACTGCATCCTTTCAATTAATCAAAGCCCTGCAAGCAGCTAATACTGACTTACGATGTGATGTGCTGATTTTAGCTCGAGGCGGAGGTAGCCTCGAGGATTTATGGGCATTTAATGATGAGCAGTTGGCGCGACAAATTGCGGCCAGCCTAATCCCTATAGTTTCAGGTGTAGGACATGAAACCGACTTTACTATTGCAGATTTCGTAGCAGATTATCGAGCAGAAACACCAACAGCAGCCGCGGCGGCGGTCACCCCTGACTGCATTGAGTTATTCAATATTCTTGATAACGCCTTATCAAGATTAAAGGTGGCAGTAAACAGAAGCATCCAAGGTCATCAATTAAAACTAAATCATCTAATGGATAAAATATCATCACCGAAAAAAAATGTAGCGGTTTATTGGCAAACTCTTGATTACCTGGAACGGCGATTAATGACTCATTTAGCACACATGATTAACCGAAAAAAAAATCAACTGCATCTTGTTTCTACTCAATTGCATGCTAAAAATCCTGGAACCCTTATTGAGCAGACTCAAATTCGTCTCATGCAGATATCAGCACACTTAGCGCAACAAATTCAAATTAAAATCAACCATCTCAAATACCAGTTGAACACTAATTTATCCATGTTGCATGCAGTCAGTCCTTTGGCTACCCTGGACAGAGGATACGCAATAGCAACAATAAAACACAAGGTACTCTTTACTACCCAACAGGTACAAATTGGCGATACTATAGAGGTGCAGCTGGCAAAAGGTAATCTAGCATGTGAAATAACCCGGATTAAGGACTAA
- a CDS encoding transposase — MSKKRAYYTAAKKAKITLAAIEGKLTQAQITSEYGVHATQVKTWKQSAIKAINDLFSGANEKEAKSQEQLVEALYQEIGRLQAQLSWLKKKHEL, encoded by the coding sequence ATGTCTAAAAAGCGAGCTTATTATACGGCGGCCAAGAAGGCAAAAATAACGCTAGCTGCGATTGAGGGGAAACTCACACAAGCGCAAATTACCAGTGAATACGGTGTTCACGCAACGCAGGTAAAAACTTGGAAGCAATCGGCCATCAAAGCCATTAACGATTTATTCTCTGGGGCTAATGAAAAAGAAGCCAAGTCCCAAGAGCAGCTTGTTGAGGCATTATATCAAGAAATTGGTCGACTTCAAGCGCAGCTATCTTGGCTAAAAAAAAAGCATGAACTTTAG
- a CDS encoding IS3 family transposase, whose protein sequence is MNFSLDEKRVMIDPLAELTIREQCLLLDLPVSSYYYSAKPISVEDEALMALLDEHYLQYPCEGKIKRARWLSKEVGYPVGKRRVKKLMEMMGLSTVYPKPNTSVPNKEHEVFPYLLKEVDITKPNQVWAADITYIRMKGKHVYLVAIMDWYSRYVIGWAISPTMEAEFCIEALRNALLHSRCEIFNTDQGSQFTSKDWINTLKSHHISISMDGRGRYLDNIFIERLWRSVKQEKIYRYDFDTIEEVELALTEYFEYYNNRRLHQSFNYLTPAEVYYGRKRP, encoded by the coding sequence ATGAACTTTAGTCTGGATGAAAAGCGCGTCATGATTGATCCTCTTGCCGAGCTCACCATTCGTGAACAATGCTTGCTATTAGACTTGCCTGTTTCAAGTTATTATTATAGTGCCAAGCCCATTTCTGTCGAAGATGAAGCGCTTATGGCGCTACTTGATGAGCACTATCTGCAGTATCCATGTGAAGGTAAAATTAAGCGGGCAAGATGGCTGTCAAAAGAAGTAGGCTATCCTGTTGGTAAACGTCGAGTAAAAAAGTTGATGGAAATGATGGGGTTATCGACTGTTTACCCAAAGCCAAATACAAGCGTTCCCAATAAGGAGCATGAGGTGTTCCCTTATTTATTAAAAGAGGTGGATATCACCAAACCAAATCAGGTTTGGGCCGCAGATATCACCTACATCCGCATGAAAGGAAAGCATGTGTATTTAGTAGCTATTATGGACTGGTATAGTCGTTATGTGATTGGATGGGCTATTTCACCTACTATGGAGGCTGAATTTTGTATTGAGGCGCTTAGAAACGCTTTGCTGCATTCGCGTTGTGAGATCTTTAACACGGATCAGGGTTCTCAATTTACCTCAAAAGATTGGATAAATACGCTAAAATCTCACCACATTTCTATCAGCATGGATGGGCGAGGACGTTATTTAGATAATATATTTATCGAGCGATTGTGGCGTAGTGTTAAGCAAGAAAAAATCTACCGGTATGATTTTGATACAATTGAAGAGGTTGAGCTGGCCTTAACGGAGTATTTTGAGTATTATAATAACCGAAGGCTTCACCAGTCCTTTAATTATTTAACGCCCGCAGAGGTGTATTATGGCCGGAAAAGACCATAA
- a CDS encoding TolC family outer membrane protein has protein sequence MNSSYFSLILFQTCGPISVLLLLLTSTCTAADTLYEAVQHGMIANPDVLLNTAKGLAAKHGIDKAKGGYYPTVDVNAGFGRENSRNPTTAAIDDTQVAILNRTESMIELKQNLFSGGGIVNEVKRNEYITQSQRWTTQGVAEDLALEITKDYLAVIMHERLYGYAVANLQAHRSVFKMIRERADAGIAREAEVDQANARLALAESNKISAEADLQESRINYAKVVGKWPQHLTLPRIPTNKYLPGNLPMTLEIGMDNHPTVKASYADVKQAKAQYEVARAAYYPKVDVVLTSAKNRNLQGLVGPNDNQLAMLRMNYNAFRGGADQAFVRQTAYQVQQAYETKNRTLLQLKEAIRLSWNVYISAGLRLTPLRKHVSASKKTRLAYQDEFQIGKRTLLDLLDSQNELYQSQIQLVRGENDEMLSRFRILNGMGNLLYFLKLKLPVNVVNNDVFTSAQTNILLDKNMDRIPYPNTTDDPMVLARPVPNMETTPLTESIINRNTTYPLQVTPKVWYVSAGTFQERKNAVALANHLLGLGFPAFISPCKRLLTVFVGPYEYRGHAGNGMERLKELAHVQGVLVTFKKPPKKG, from the coding sequence ATGAATAGCTCTTATTTTTCCTTAATTTTGTTCCAGACATGCGGACCCATATCAGTATTACTACTCTTGTTAACTTCCACTTGTACGGCGGCCGATACTTTATATGAAGCTGTTCAACATGGAATGATAGCTAATCCAGATGTTCTGTTAAATACGGCAAAGGGTTTGGCAGCAAAACACGGGATAGATAAAGCCAAGGGCGGCTATTATCCCACCGTTGATGTCAATGCAGGATTTGGTCGTGAAAATAGTCGTAACCCTACAACGGCAGCTATTGATGATACTCAAGTGGCCATCCTCAATCGCACTGAGTCGATGATTGAGTTAAAACAAAATTTGTTTTCCGGTGGTGGAATAGTTAATGAAGTAAAGCGAAATGAATATATAACTCAATCGCAACGATGGACCACCCAAGGAGTCGCAGAAGATTTAGCTTTGGAAATTACTAAGGATTATTTGGCAGTAATCATGCATGAACGCTTGTATGGTTATGCCGTGGCCAATCTTCAAGCACATCGGTCAGTTTTTAAAATGATAAGAGAAAGAGCAGACGCGGGAATTGCTCGTGAGGCGGAGGTGGATCAAGCAAATGCTCGACTTGCTTTAGCTGAGTCTAATAAAATTAGCGCTGAAGCTGATTTGCAAGAGTCACGGATTAATTATGCTAAAGTAGTTGGTAAATGGCCCCAGCACTTAACCTTGCCTCGTATTCCAACAAACAAATATTTACCCGGTAATTTACCAATGACCTTGGAAATAGGTATGGATAATCATCCCACAGTCAAAGCAAGCTATGCCGATGTAAAACAGGCAAAAGCTCAATATGAAGTAGCAAGAGCTGCTTATTATCCTAAAGTTGATGTGGTTTTGACTTCTGCCAAAAATAGAAATCTTCAAGGGCTGGTTGGGCCTAATGATAACCAATTAGCTATGCTGAGGATGAATTATAACGCGTTTCGCGGCGGTGCGGATCAGGCATTTGTAAGACAAACCGCCTATCAGGTACAACAAGCTTATGAAACAAAAAATCGTACCTTACTGCAATTAAAAGAGGCCATTCGTTTATCATGGAATGTGTATATTTCAGCGGGTCTTAGATTAACCCCCTTAAGAAAACACGTCAGTGCTTCTAAAAAAACACGCCTGGCCTATCAAGATGAGTTTCAAATAGGAAAAAGAACACTTCTTGATTTACTGGATTCGCAAAATGAATTGTATCAATCACAAATTCAGTTGGTTCGTGGAGAAAATGATGAGATGCTTTCTCGATTCAGAATTTTAAATGGAATGGGCAATTTATTATATTTCTTAAAATTGAAATTACCGGTAAATGTCGTCAACAATGATGTGTTCACTTCTGCCCAGACTAATATTCTACTGGATAAAAATATGGATCGCATCCCTTATCCGAATACTACTGATGATCCAATGGTATTGGCACGTCCGGTGCCTAATATGGAAACGACTCCTTTAACTGAGTCTATAATAAATAGAAATACTACGTATCCTTTACAGGTAACCCCCAAGGTTTGGTATGTGTCAGCAGGGACATTCCAGGAAAGAAAAAATGCTGTCGCTCTTGCTAATCATCTACTAGGGCTTGGTTTTCCGGCGTTTATTAGTCCTTGCAAGAGGCTGCTAACCGTCTTTGTTGGACCCTATGAGTATCGTGGGCATGCTGGTAATGGAATGGAACGATTGAAGGAACTCGCTCATGTTCAAGGGGTACTGGTTACATTCAAAAAACCTCCCAAAAAAGGTTAA
- a CDS encoding transglutaminase-like cysteine peptidase — MEQKSQGQAQKRYRAWAKLIEELRNKPVNVQLEKVNSFFNQFRYQTSEESRGVADYWKTPQEFMHDGGGDCKDYVIIKYFTLINLGVPREKLRLTYAIYALKQAHMVLSYYPTSEAEPLILDNLKTEILQASRRPDLRPIYSFNGEGLWLQKQRNQSTPIGQPSSLGKWDDLMKRMQLQGDKR, encoded by the coding sequence ATGGAGCAAAAATCACAAGGCCAAGCTCAAAAAAGATATCGAGCCTGGGCTAAATTAATTGAGGAACTTAGAAATAAACCGGTTAATGTGCAATTAGAAAAAGTTAATTCTTTTTTTAACCAATTTAGATATCAAACCAGTGAAGAATCACGAGGAGTTGCCGATTATTGGAAAACACCCCAAGAATTTATGCATGACGGCGGTGGAGATTGTAAGGACTATGTCATTATTAAATACTTTACTTTGATAAATCTTGGGGTACCGCGAGAAAAATTAAGACTCACTTATGCTATCTATGCTTTAAAGCAGGCTCATATGGTCTTGTCTTATTACCCCACTTCTGAGGCAGAACCTTTAATTTTAGACAATTTGAAAACTGAAATTCTCCAAGCATCGAGAAGACCTGATCTAAGACCGATATACAGCTTTAATGGCGAAGGTCTTTGGCTGCAAAAACAACGTAACCAGAGTACTCCCATAGGACAACCCAGTAGTTTAGGTAAGTGGGATGACTTAATGAAACGAATGCAACTACAAGGTGATAAACGATGA
- a CDS encoding LapD/MoxY N-terminal periplasmic domain-containing protein has protein sequence MTLIKKMALGVLIMLFLVFIGTYLITMNNARNFFIQQIESNAQDTATSLGLSLSQSFLSHDIPTMNSMVQAVFDRGYFSSIEVKDVKGKIIISKKQPDQVSSIPGWFVNLIRWPTTDKSSLVMNGWMQAGLVSVTTDSGYAYSALWSNAVEMVKWYFIFAVVALILIYGFIQFLLRPLNRVTAQALAISEHEFPIESNIPKTPELKQVTLAMNQMVTKIKSLFQTQLQQTEALRVQVYQDALTGMSNRRHFLQQLSSILENEDEFVPGYVLMIVIDGLDELNKQQGYQQGDNLVLTVSRICKEFWQQTSVSTIARINGSTFALINNELDSLIFEKACKDFELVLRQAISNIALCDIHIGATNYFVHQSVSNLLTMVDLSIKKAREKGVFYCQIEQDTFKYPRLFDGDDIKKALAQKTMNLYVQEVTNGKRNMHKEVFVRIPDPSGGELGAGYFMQLAEKLSLACFIDLYVLHELTSRKVATQECFALNISENTLQKKEYREEYLKQLKNLPQAVLNNLALEINEAILLSNFSEAKLFARQANQLGVTIGVDRVGIHFSPLHYLSDLHIDYIKLHGSLVQDIDENESKQFFIHYFNEMAKTLDIQVVATQVEQQAQWEALQLAHIPWGQGRYLGIVELLS, from the coding sequence ATGACTCTAATAAAGAAAATGGCATTAGGTGTTTTAATCATGTTATTTTTGGTTTTTATTGGCACTTACTTGATAACTATGAATAATGCCCGGAACTTTTTTATTCAGCAGATTGAGAGTAATGCACAGGATACTGCGACATCTCTGGGTTTATCCTTATCTCAATCTTTTTTAAGTCATGACATACCAACAATGAACTCAATGGTGCAGGCTGTTTTTGATCGAGGTTACTTTTCTTCAATTGAGGTTAAGGACGTTAAAGGCAAGATTATTATTTCTAAAAAGCAACCGGACCAAGTAAGTAGTATTCCAGGCTGGTTTGTGAATTTGATCCGATGGCCTACGACTGATAAATCTTCTTTGGTTATGAATGGATGGATGCAAGCTGGGTTGGTATCGGTAACAACAGATTCAGGTTACGCATATTCTGCATTGTGGTCCAATGCTGTTGAAATGGTAAAGTGGTATTTTATTTTTGCTGTAGTTGCTTTAATTCTTATCTATGGTTTTATTCAGTTTTTATTAAGACCCTTAAACAGAGTAACTGCCCAGGCGCTGGCTATATCAGAACATGAGTTTCCCATTGAATCTAACATACCTAAGACTCCTGAACTAAAACAGGTGACATTGGCAATGAACCAAATGGTGACTAAAATTAAATCACTGTTTCAAACCCAACTTCAACAAACCGAAGCACTTAGAGTACAAGTTTATCAAGATGCACTCACAGGAATGAGTAATCGTCGTCATTTTTTACAGCAGCTATCGTCTATTTTAGAGAATGAAGATGAGTTTGTTCCCGGCTATGTTTTAATGATTGTTATTGATGGATTGGATGAATTAAATAAGCAGCAGGGGTATCAGCAAGGTGATAATCTGGTTTTAACTGTCTCACGTATTTGCAAGGAGTTCTGGCAACAGACCTCAGTAAGTACTATAGCAAGAATTAATGGCAGCACATTCGCCCTAATCAATAATGAGTTGGATTCTCTTATTTTCGAGAAAGCATGCAAAGACTTTGAATTGGTACTACGACAAGCGATTAGTAATATTGCTCTTTGTGATATTCACATAGGCGCAACCAATTATTTTGTTCATCAATCTGTATCAAATTTATTAACCATGGTTGATTTGTCGATTAAAAAAGCCCGGGAGAAAGGGGTTTTTTACTGTCAAATAGAGCAAGATACTTTTAAGTACCCTCGTTTATTTGATGGCGATGATATAAAAAAAGCATTAGCCCAGAAAACCATGAATTTATATGTTCAGGAGGTAACAAATGGTAAACGAAATATGCATAAAGAAGTGTTTGTGCGTATTCCTGACCCAAGTGGAGGAGAGCTAGGTGCTGGATATTTTATGCAACTGGCGGAAAAATTATCCCTGGCCTGTTTCATTGATCTATACGTACTTCACGAATTAACTTCCAGGAAAGTGGCCACGCAAGAATGTTTTGCCTTAAATATTTCCGAGAATACTTTGCAAAAAAAGGAGTACAGGGAAGAATATTTGAAACAGCTTAAAAATTTGCCTCAAGCGGTATTAAATAATTTGGCACTAGAGATCAACGAAGCAATCCTACTCTCTAATTTTTCCGAAGCGAAGCTGTTTGCCAGACAAGCCAATCAATTAGGAGTCACCATCGGGGTGGATAGAGTTGGAATTCATTTTTCCCCACTTCATTATTTAAGTGACTTACATATTGATTATATAAAATTGCATGGCAGTTTGGTGCAGGATATAGATGAGAATGAAAGCAAACAATTTTTTATTCATTATTTTAATGAGATGGCCAAGACTCTGGATATTCAAGTAGTGGCTACCCAAGTGGAACAACAAGCACAATGGGAAGCATTACAATTAGCTCATATACCTTGGGGGCAAGGGCGTTATTTAGGCATTGTGGAGCTATTAAGTTAG
- a CDS encoding flavin-containing monooxygenase, whose product MAIERALKQLNPKICVIGAGPSGLAAIKNLQEQGLTSITVFEKNNEIGGNWVFDERNNHSSVYETTHIISSKRWSEFEDFPMPPDYSDYPSHSQLLNYFRNYTQHFQLDKYIRFNSTVLKVTRSDEQQWHVVYKDEQGTHNECFDYLLVANGHHWDPALPKYPGEFSGEILHSHQYKKASVFKNKRVLVVGGGNSACDVAVEISRIAPKTCISMRRGYHIFPKFIFGKPTDEAVAKIQWMPSWLRQKFIALVIRGLQGRYPKYNLMKPDCGPLEIHPTINTELLYFIRHGKITPLPGIERFDGNKIHFTDGTQEEFDTVIFATGYQISFPFFDKDILDFSNSTKIPLYRKMMHADFDTLYFIGLCQPQGCIWPLADYQSKIVARIITGSLKRPEQLHKKIEQEINKPHYRFKSNMRHALEVDYHMFRRELLDMLG is encoded by the coding sequence ATGGCAATAGAAAGAGCGCTTAAACAGCTAAATCCTAAGATCTGTGTTATTGGCGCTGGCCCAAGTGGTCTTGCTGCGATTAAAAATCTGCAAGAACAAGGTTTAACCAGCATTACTGTTTTTGAAAAAAATAACGAAATAGGTGGTAATTGGGTTTTTGATGAACGCAATAACCATTCAAGTGTCTATGAAACAACCCACATCATTAGTTCGAAACGCTGGTCGGAGTTTGAAGATTTTCCCATGCCTCCGGATTATTCTGATTATCCATCACATTCCCAACTGTTAAATTATTTCAGAAACTACACACAACATTTTCAATTAGACAAATACATACGATTTAACAGTACTGTTTTAAAAGTTACCAGAAGTGATGAGCAACAATGGCATGTAGTATACAAGGATGAGCAAGGTACTCACAATGAGTGTTTTGACTACCTGTTAGTGGCAAATGGCCACCATTGGGATCCTGCTTTACCAAAATATCCTGGTGAGTTTAGCGGAGAAATACTTCATTCTCATCAGTATAAAAAAGCTTCAGTTTTTAAAAATAAACGGGTTCTTGTGGTTGGGGGAGGGAATTCTGCATGTGATGTTGCAGTGGAAATCTCAAGGATTGCGCCAAAAACGTGCATTAGTATGCGCCGAGGATATCATATTTTTCCGAAATTTATTTTTGGTAAACCTACCGACGAGGCCGTGGCAAAAATTCAATGGATGCCGTCTTGGTTAAGACAAAAATTCATTGCTTTAGTGATCCGCGGTTTACAAGGCCGATATCCCAAATATAATTTAATGAAGCCCGATTGTGGCCCTTTAGAAATACATCCGACAATTAATACTGAATTATTGTATTTTATTCGACATGGCAAGATTACCCCGCTTCCCGGTATAGAACGCTTTGACGGTAACAAAATACATTTCACTGATGGTACTCAGGAAGAGTTTGATACTGTCATTTTTGCAACAGGTTATCAAATTAGTTTTCCATTTTTTGATAAAGACATTCTGGATTTCAGCAATTCGACTAAAATTCCACTGTATCGCAAAATGATGCATGCAGATTTTGATACTCTTTATTTTATTGGATTATGCCAGCCTCAAGGATGTATTTGGCCATTAGCTGACTATCAATCTAAAATAGTGGCACGAATCATCACTGGTTCTCTTAAAAGACCAGAGCAACTGCATAAAAAAATTGAGCAGGAAATCAACAAACCCCATTATCGCTTTAAATCCAATATGCGTCATGCATTAGAAGTGGACTATCACATGTTCCGACGTGAATTATTGGATATGCTGGGCTAA